A region of the Desulfomicrobium macestii genome:
CATCATCGTTGAGCCCCTTCAGGGCCACGACATTGACCTTGACCCGCAGGCCACCCTTCAGACAGGCGTCGATGCCCGCCCGGACCTGATCGTAGGCGTCGATCTTGGTGATTTCCTCGAATTTTTTGCGCTGCAGGGTATCAAGAGAAACATTCAGGCAGGAGATACCGGCCTCACGCAATTCGTCCACGCGATCCGCGAGCAGGGTCCCGTTGGTGGTGATGCGCAGATCCAGGTCGGGATACTTGGCATGCAGACGCCCAACGAAAGGAATGAAATCCTTGCGTGCGAAAGGTTCACCACCGGTCAGGCGGACCTTCTCCACCCCGGCCTGCCTGGCCACGTCCACCAGCTCGGCCATCTCCTCGAAAGACAGAATCTGTTCGTGCGGTATGAAAGTCCATTCATCCTGGGGCCTGCAATACAGACAACGCAGATTGCAACGGTCCGTGATGCTCAGCCTCAGGTAACTGACTTTTCTGCCGTGGGAATCGATCAACATGGGTATACCTCGCGCAAATGTTGTGGCCGTAAGTAGTATGTCCGGCAAGGCAGTATGTAAAGTCAGCGTTGCCCTTCGAGACGAAGGTTTTCTTCCAGGGCGGGATCGATGGCCGGACGCACCGTGCGCAAAACCTTGTCCACCCCGACCATTCCAAGGGCCGCGCCCTTTATGGGCCGCACATCCTTGACCAGGCACAGAAGCACCTCGCCCCGGTCGGCCATTTTCAGATGACTGGCCAGGGCCGCCAGGGCCGCCGCTTCCTGGACGGTCCGCTCGGGCACTTCCTGGGCCGGGAAGTCGCGCTTGACGATGACGTGCGCGCCGGGGCCGTCCTGGGCGTGCAGCCAGTAATCAAAAGGACTGGCGGCCTGGGTCAGAAGCTGATGATTGGCCTGGGCGCTGCGGCCGCGCACAATGAGGAACCCGTCGGAGGAGCGGTAAGCCTGGACCTTGATCTTACGGTACTTGGCGGGGAGCACGACAGGCACGGGAGCTTTTGCGCCGCGCCCCGGCTCGGATTCGGCCGGCAGCACACCCTGACGGGCAGCATCCAGTTCCCGCTGGAGGGCCAGCACACGGGCGGCGACAATGCCGAGCCCCCGCTCGCCCTTGGCGGCGCGCATAAAAAAACGTTCCATGTTTTCGCGCACCGTCAGGCCAGGATCGAGACGCACTTCCACCTCCCCGCCCTCTTCATCCTCAAGGCGCAACACGGCCAGGCGGACATTCCTGTCCAGACGGTGCAGCTGAGCCTGCAGCAGCAGCCCTTCGCGACGCTTTTCGACCATGCCCTGCAAACGCTTGTGATCATCCTGCACCCGCTCAAGGGCGCGCCTGATGCGGCGAATGTTGCGGGCCACGGCGCTGTCGGCACCGGCATGAACCCGCTCCAGCCCGGCCAGTGTCTGGCCGTGGGCCATCTGCGCGGCCTCCAGAACGCTGGAACAGGCCCCTCCGTCGCGCAGGGGCCATAGACGGACCTGGGGGCGGTCCTGATGATCAAGGCCGTGATAAAAAGTGGACACGGTGCCGGCCTTCAGGTTCATCAGCAAGGTCTCGGCTTCGGCCGACGGAACCGAACGCAGATGATGGCGCAATGGAGGGGTCAAATGAGGAAGCGCCCTCCACAGCCCCTCCTCGCTTTTGATTCGCTCAAGTTCCGGCCAGACCGGCTCGCTTCCGAATCCGGGCGGCAACGCTTCCGTCAACAGCGGATTCGCGGCCAAATCAAGGACGAGCCACTTGCCTTCGCCCGGCGACAACTCAAGGGCCAGCCGCCGAAGCGGCCAGTCCGAAACGAGCCCGAGGACGCGACGTCCTTTGAGCCGTTTGCGCAACCACATGGCGCGGCCTGCCGGGTTATGGGGGTTTTCGGGCTTGTGGCGGCTCAGGTAGAGAAACGGCGTGGGTTTTGCCGTACACAGCACAAGATACCCGGCCCGACCAAGATCCAGGGTCCAGGTTTCGGGAAGAGGCGCAAAAACCTTCTCCACGCGCATGCCGACGATGCGCTCGGCTAATTCCCTGGCCACAAAACAGAAAACACTGGCGTCCATGGATTCACCCTAAAAAAAAGCGCGTCCC
Encoded here:
- a CDS encoding NFACT RNA binding domain-containing protein; protein product: MDASVFCFVARELAERIVGMRVEKVFAPLPETWTLDLGRAGYLVLCTAKPTPFLYLSRHKPENPHNPAGRAMWLRKRLKGRRVLGLVSDWPLRRLALELSPGEGKWLVLDLAANPLLTEALPPGFGSEPVWPELERIKSEEGLWRALPHLTPPLRHHLRSVPSAEAETLLMNLKAGTVSTFYHGLDHQDRPQVRLWPLRDGGACSSVLEAAQMAHGQTLAGLERVHAGADSAVARNIRRIRRALERVQDDHKRLQGMVEKRREGLLLQAQLHRLDRNVRLAVLRLEDEEGGEVEVRLDPGLTVRENMERFFMRAAKGERGLGIVAARVLALQRELDAARQGVLPAESEPGRGAKAPVPVVLPAKYRKIKVQAYRSSDGFLIVRGRSAQANHQLLTQAASPFDYWLHAQDGPGAHVIVKRDFPAQEVPERTVQEAAALAALASHLKMADRGEVLLCLVKDVRPIKGAALGMVGVDKVLRTVRPAIDPALEENLRLEGQR
- the moaA gene encoding GTP 3',8-cyclase MoaA, whose protein sequence is MLIDSHGRKVSYLRLSITDRCNLRCLYCRPQDEWTFIPHEQILSFEEMAELVDVARQAGVEKVRLTGGEPFARKDFIPFVGRLHAKYPDLDLRITTNGTLLADRVDELREAGISCLNVSLDTLQRKKFEEITKIDAYDQVRAGIDACLKGGLRVKVNVVALKGLNDDELPGFVDFARDNGVDVRFIEFMPIGYQSRWSRDNYWPAEEIIAEVEKLVPLEEVLVASRNSGPARMYGISGGSGRIGVISAVSNHFCESCNRFRVTSDGKLRTCLFSDREYDVRSILRDPGHTMQDMLDLFARANAEKPLGYRLLQEREHNQVCDRTMTAIGG